A portion of the Macaca mulatta isolate MMU2019108-1 chromosome 2, T2T-MMU8v2.0, whole genome shotgun sequence genome contains these proteins:
- the GPR87 gene encoding G-protein coupled receptor 87 has product MGLNLTLAKLPNNELHGQESHNSGNRSDGPGKNTTLHNEFDTIVLPVLYLIIFVASILLNGLAVWIFFHIRNKTSFIFYLKNIVVADLIMTLTFPFRIVHDAGFGPWYFKFILCRYTSVLFYANMYTSIVFLGLISIDRYLKVVKPFGDSRMYSITFTKVLSVCVWVIMAVLSLPNIILTNGQPTEDNIHDCLKLKSPLGVKWHTAVTYVNSCLFVAVLVILIGCYIAISRYIHKSSRQFISQSSRKRKHNQSIRVVVAVFFTCFLPYHLCRIPFTFSQLDRLLDESAHKILYYCKEMTLFLSACNVCLDPIIYFFMCRSFSRRLFKKSNIRTRSESIRSLQSVRRSEVRIYYDYTDV; this is encoded by the exons ATGGGGCTCAACTTGACACTTGCAAAATTACCAA ATAACGAGCTGCACGGCCAAGAGAGTCACAATTCGGGCAACAGGAGCGACGGACCAGGAAAGAACACCACCCTTCACAATGAATTTGACACGATTGTCTTGCCGGTGCTTTATCTCATTATATTTGTGGCAAGCATCTTGCTGAATGGTTTAGCAGTGTGGATCTTCTTCCACATTAGGAATAAAACCAGCTTCATattctatctcaaaaacataGTGGTTGCAGACCTCATCATGACACTGACATTTCCATTTCGAATAGTCCATGATGCAGGATTTGGACCTTGGTACTTCAAGTTTATTCTCTGCAGATACacttcagttttgttttatgCAAACATGTATACTTCCATCGTGTTCCTTGGGCTGATAAGCATTGATCGCTATCTGAAGGTGGTCAAGCCATTTGGAGACTCTCGGATGTATAGCATAACATTTACAAAGGTTTTATCTGTTTGTGTTTGGGTGATCATGGCTGTTTTGTCTTTGCCAAACATCATCCTAACAAACGGTCAACCAACAGAGGACAATATCCATGACTGCCTGAAACTTAAAAGTCCTTTGGGGGTCAAATGGCATACGGCAGTCACCTATGTGAACAGCTGCTTGTTTGTGGCTGTGCTGGTGATTCTGATCGGATGTTACATAGCCATATCCAGGTACATCCACAAATCCAGCAGGCAATTCATCAGTCAGTCAAGCCGAAAGCGAAAACATAACCAGAGCATCAGGGTTGTTGTGGCTGTGTTTTTTACCTGCTTTCTACCATATCACTTGTGCAGAATTCCTTTTACTTTTAGTCAATTAGACAGGCTTTTAGATGAATCTGCACATAAAATCCTATATTACTGCAAAGAAATGACACTTTTCTTGTCTGCGTGTAATGTGTGTCTGGATCCAATAATTTACTTTTTCATGTGTAGGTCATTTTCAAGAAGGCTGttcaaaaaatcaaatatcaGAACCAGGAGTGAAAGCATCAGATCACTGCAAAGTGTGAGAAGATCAGAAGTTCGCATATATTATGATTACACTGATGTGTAG